In Melanotaenia boesemani isolate fMelBoe1 chromosome 16, fMelBoe1.pri, whole genome shotgun sequence, the following proteins share a genomic window:
- the rps24 gene encoding 40S ribosomal protein S24 isoform X3: MNDTVTVRTRKFMTNRLLQRKQMVVDVLHPGKATVPKTEIREKLAKMYKTTPDVVFVFGFRTQFGGGKTTGFAMVYDSLDYAKKNEPKHRLARHGLYEKKKTSRKQRKERKNRMKKVRGIKKASVGAAGKK; this comes from the exons ATG AATGACACAGTAACGGTCAGGACCCGCAAGTTCATGACGAACCGACTGCTTCAGAGGAAGCAAATG GTCGTTGATGTCCTGCATCCTGGCAAAGCTACAGTTCCCAAAACCGAAATCAGGGAGAAGCTCGCCAAGATGTACAAGACCACCCCTGATGTTGTGTTCGTCTTTGGCTTCAGGACTCAGTTTGGTGGTGGCAAGACAACAGGCTTTGCCATGGTCTATGATTCCCTAGACTATGCAAAGAAAAATGAGCCCAAACACAGACTTGCTAGG CATGGTCTGTATGAGAAAAAGAAGACTTCAAGAAAACAGCGAAAGGAACGCAAGAACAGAATGAAGAAAGTACGAGGCATCAAGAAGGCCAGTGTTGGCGCTGCGGGTAAAAAG TGA
- the rps24 gene encoding 40S ribosomal protein S24 isoform X2, which yields MNDTVTVRTRKFMTNRLLQRKQMVVDVLHPGKATVPKTEIREKLAKMYKTTPDVVFVFGFRTQFGGGKTTGFAMVYDSLDYAKKNEPKHRLARHGLYEKKKTSRKQRKERKNRMKKVRGIKKASVGAAGKKKK from the exons ATG AATGACACAGTAACGGTCAGGACCCGCAAGTTCATGACGAACCGACTGCTTCAGAGGAAGCAAATG GTCGTTGATGTCCTGCATCCTGGCAAAGCTACAGTTCCCAAAACCGAAATCAGGGAGAAGCTCGCCAAGATGTACAAGACCACCCCTGATGTTGTGTTCGTCTTTGGCTTCAGGACTCAGTTTGGTGGTGGCAAGACAACAGGCTTTGCCATGGTCTATGATTCCCTAGACTATGCAAAGAAAAATGAGCCCAAACACAGACTTGCTAGG CATGGTCTGTATGAGAAAAAGAAGACTTCAAGAAAACAGCGAAAGGAACGCAAGAACAGAATGAAGAAAGTACGAGGCATCAAGAAGGCCAGTGTTGGCGCTGCGGGTAAAAAG AAG AAATGA
- the rps24 gene encoding 40S ribosomal protein S24 isoform X1, producing MNDTVTVRTRKFMTNRLLQRKQMVVDVLHPGKATVPKTEIREKLAKMYKTTPDVVFVFGFRTQFGGGKTTGFAMVYDSLDYAKKNEPKHRLARHGLYEKKKTSRKQRKERKNRMKKVRGIKKASVGAAGKKKVNV from the exons ATG AATGACACAGTAACGGTCAGGACCCGCAAGTTCATGACGAACCGACTGCTTCAGAGGAAGCAAATG GTCGTTGATGTCCTGCATCCTGGCAAAGCTACAGTTCCCAAAACCGAAATCAGGGAGAAGCTCGCCAAGATGTACAAGACCACCCCTGATGTTGTGTTCGTCTTTGGCTTCAGGACTCAGTTTGGTGGTGGCAAGACAACAGGCTTTGCCATGGTCTATGATTCCCTAGACTATGCAAAGAAAAATGAGCCCAAACACAGACTTGCTAGG CATGGTCTGTATGAGAAAAAGAAGACTTCAAGAAAACAGCGAAAGGAACGCAAGAACAGAATGAAGAAAGTACGAGGCATCAAGAAGGCCAGTGTTGGCGCTGCGGGTAAAAAG AAGGTAAATGTTTAA